Proteins co-encoded in one Meiothermus sp. genomic window:
- a CDS encoding (Fe-S)-binding protein: MLTTPEKIAFLLLVLASLYFGGGALLRVYRAIRRGQPEDRFDHLPARLGRALWQTLTMQTVFKKRPWVSLLHAFVFYGFVFYLSVNLVDVLEGFFPFKARGGFWNGYNLVADLLTALILVGIVGLLIRRYSPAGRKTFSWSEKTPLHERVRQGIPTDSAIVGGFILFHVGSRLLHKAAQAANLDYGPDPYQPVASLASGLFLWVDVDRIVILEHLFWWFAIGSILLFIPYFARSKHIHLFLAPLNLAFKKEKPGALLPIAQDFEALEKLEKFGVARLEDFTWPRLLDAYSCIMCNRCQEVCPAYTTGKALSPAAILISERYELNQILPDFAAGKESPRPLMEFALNEEALWACTTCNACVEVCPVGNEPMLHILDVRRERVMMQGEFPTQLNNAFRGMERNGNPWNLGADKRLAWAEGLPFEVKTLSQNPEAEVLYWVGCAPAYDPRAQKTARAFAEILHEAGVSWAVLGKEERCTGDAARRAGNEFLFMQLATENVATLNAAMEARPKTIVTTCPHCFHTLANEYRDFGGVYTVKHHTEFIAELIGAKRLELLPMAGEVTYHDPCYLGRHNGVLAEPRHVIQATGLKLQEPPRHGKESFCCGAGGAQFWKEEEPGNERVSTNRYRELKGTGAKTIAVGCPFCMQMMNLEATQEPEGQAPRVLDISELVVQNLKREPAKAGEATD; the protein is encoded by the coding sequence ATGTTGACCACCCCCGAAAAAATCGCTTTCTTGCTCCTGGTGCTGGCTTCGCTTTACTTTGGCGGTGGGGCGCTGTTGCGCGTCTACCGGGCCATCCGCCGGGGCCAGCCGGAAGACCGCTTCGACCACCTGCCCGCGCGTCTTGGTAGGGCCCTCTGGCAGACCCTCACCATGCAGACGGTCTTCAAGAAGCGGCCCTGGGTGAGCCTCTTGCACGCTTTTGTGTTCTACGGCTTTGTGTTCTACCTGAGCGTGAACCTGGTGGACGTGCTCGAGGGCTTCTTTCCCTTCAAGGCCCGGGGGGGCTTCTGGAACGGCTACAACCTGGTGGCCGACCTCCTCACCGCTCTGATCCTGGTGGGCATCGTGGGCCTGTTAATCCGGCGCTACTCCCCTGCAGGCCGCAAGACCTTTAGCTGGAGCGAGAAAACTCCCCTGCACGAGCGGGTGCGGCAGGGCATCCCCACCGACAGCGCCATCGTGGGGGGGTTCATCCTCTTCCATGTGGGGAGCCGGCTGCTGCACAAAGCGGCCCAGGCCGCCAACCTGGACTACGGCCCCGACCCCTACCAGCCGGTGGCCAGCCTGGCCTCGGGGCTTTTTCTATGGGTGGACGTGGATCGCATCGTGATCCTCGAGCATCTCTTCTGGTGGTTCGCCATCGGCTCCATCCTGCTCTTTATCCCCTACTTTGCCCGCTCCAAGCACATCCACCTCTTCTTGGCCCCTCTGAACCTGGCCTTCAAAAAGGAAAAGCCGGGGGCCCTCTTGCCCATCGCCCAGGACTTTGAAGCGCTGGAGAAGCTGGAGAAGTTCGGGGTGGCCAGGCTGGAGGACTTCACCTGGCCCCGGCTGCTGGACGCCTATAGCTGCATCATGTGCAACCGCTGTCAGGAGGTTTGCCCGGCCTACACCACCGGCAAAGCCCTCTCCCCGGCGGCCATCCTGATCAGCGAGCGCTACGAGCTGAACCAAATTCTGCCCGATTTTGCCGCCGGCAAGGAGAGCCCACGGCCCCTGATGGAGTTTGCCCTGAACGAGGAGGCCCTTTGGGCCTGCACCACCTGCAACGCCTGCGTGGAGGTCTGCCCGGTGGGCAACGAGCCCATGCTGCACATCCTGGATGTGCGGCGTGAGCGGGTGATGATGCAGGGCGAGTTCCCCACCCAACTCAACAACGCCTTCCGGGGTATGGAGCGCAACGGCAACCCCTGGAACCTGGGGGCCGACAAGCGCCTGGCCTGGGCCGAGGGGCTTCCTTTCGAGGTCAAGACCCTCTCCCAGAACCCCGAGGCCGAGGTGCTCTACTGGGTGGGCTGCGCTCCCGCCTACGACCCCCGGGCCCAAAAAACCGCCCGGGCCTTTGCCGAAATCCTGCACGAGGCCGGGGTGAGCTGGGCGGTGTTGGGCAAGGAGGAGCGGTGCACCGGGGACGCGGCCCGGCGAGCCGGCAACGAGTTTTTGTTCATGCAGCTTGCCACCGAGAACGTAGCGACGCTCAACGCCGCCATGGAGGCCAGGCCCAAGACCATCGTGACCACTTGTCCCCATTGCTTCCACACCCTGGCCAACGAGTACCGGGACTTTGGCGGTGTCTACACCGTAAAGCACCACACCGAGTTCATCGCGGAGCTTATTGGCGCTAAGCGGCTCGAGCTCCTCCCCATGGCCGGCGAGGTCACCTACCACGACCCCTGCTACCTGGGCCGGCACAACGGGGTGTTGGCCGAACCCCGCCACGTCATTCAGGCCACCGGTCTTAAGCTGCAAGAACCCCCCCGGCACGGCAAGGAGAGCTTCTGCTGTGGGGCGGGCGGGGCCCAGTTCTGGAAGGAAGAAGAGCCGGGCAACGAGCGGGTTTCCACGAACCGCTACCGCGAGCTCAAGGGAACCGGGGCCAAAACCATCGCGGTGGGCTGCCCCTTCTGTATGCAGATGATGAACCTGGAAGCCACCCAAGAGCCCGAAGGCCAGGCCCCCAGGGTGCTGGACATCTCCGAGCTGGTGGTGCAGAACCTCAAACGCGAGCCCGCCAAAGCCGGTGAGGCTACTGACTAG
- a CDS encoding Asp23/Gls24 family envelope stress response protein, whose translation MVDYDLSESALVSLVVLALEGQKGLRLAQPGTRSVGDVLSGRRSRPVRLEREGESLTVDLNVSVDYGRPVLEIAKEAQKTVAEALTASTGLKVKAVNVTVVGVEYKEPSAA comes from the coding sequence ATGGTGGACTACGATCTTTCCGAGTCGGCTTTGGTTAGCCTGGTGGTGCTGGCCCTGGAGGGGCAAAAGGGCCTCCGGCTGGCTCAGCCGGGAACCCGTAGCGTGGGCGATGTGCTCTCGGGGCGGCGCTCGCGTCCGGTGCGCCTCGAGCGCGAAGGGGAGAGTCTAACCGTAGACCTGAACGTGAGTGTGGACTACGGCAGGCCCGTCTTGGAGATTGCCAAAGAAGCCCAGAAAACGGTAGCGGAAGCGCTTACGGCCTCTACGGGTCTAAAGGTAAAAGCCGTCAACGTAACGGTGGTGGGGGTGGAGTATAAAGAGCCCAGTGCAGCTTAG
- the nusB gene encoding transcription antitermination factor NusB: MRRKARELAFKVLFEHAVGGVSLEDAWRHATQEVEPDESDQDADALDAEGLLFAHHLVQGYQARQDTIDQILAQTIEGWSFSQMAKTDLAVLRLAAYEMLFEPTPYAPLIEVAVKIAKRYGGEDSGRFVNGVLARLLRRIEAGELSAVAKSD; encoded by the coding sequence ATGCGGCGTAAGGCCCGCGAACTGGCCTTCAAGGTGCTCTTTGAGCACGCGGTGGGGGGGGTCTCGCTCGAGGATGCTTGGCGGCACGCTACCCAGGAGGTCGAGCCCGATGAATCCGACCAGGATGCCGATGCGCTCGATGCGGAGGGGCTCTTGTTTGCCCACCATCTGGTGCAAGGCTATCAGGCCCGGCAGGACACCATCGACCAAATCCTGGCCCAGACCATCGAAGGCTGGAGTTTTAGCCAGATGGCCAAAACCGACCTGGCCGTTTTACGGCTGGCCGCCTACGAGATGCTTTTTGAGCCCACCCCGTATGCTCCTTTAATCGAAGTGGCGGTCAAAATTGCCAAGCGCTACGGCGGCGAAGACTCGGGCCGCTTTGTGAATGGGGTGCTGGCCCGCCTGCTCAGACGTATCGAAGCTGGGGAGCTATCGGCCGTTGCCAAGAGCGACTGA
- a CDS encoding ABC transporter ATP-binding protein, with translation MAKIRLEHVYKRYGNKVTAVKDFNLETEDGEFVVFVGPSGCGKTTTLRMIAGLEDITEGKLYIGDRLVNDVPPKDRDIAMVFQNYALYPHMNVYENMAFGLRLRRVPKDEIDRRVKEAARIIKIDHLLHRKPRELSGGQRQRVAMGRAIVREPKVFLFDEPLSNLDAKLRVEMRAEISKLQRRLGVTTVYVTHDQVEAMTLGQRIVVMKDGEVLQVDSPLNLYDFPETKFVAGFIGSPSMNFIRSRVQVEGGSAYFVGDGFKVKANGTLGASLMPYNGKEVWMGIRPEHIGLKGWTSIPEGDNVVKGRVEIVEPLGADTEVHVEVGGNMLTAKVDGHAMVLPSDTVELLVDTGKLHAFEVDGHEKAIGHAMAQDTRSAARV, from the coding sequence ATGGCGAAAATTCGGCTGGAACACGTCTACAAGCGCTACGGCAACAAGGTCACGGCGGTCAAGGATTTCAACCTCGAGACCGAAGACGGCGAGTTCGTGGTCTTTGTAGGCCCCTCGGGCTGCGGCAAGACCACCACCCTGCGCATGATCGCGGGCTTGGAAGACATTACCGAGGGCAAGCTCTACATCGGCGACCGGCTGGTGAACGACGTGCCCCCCAAAGACCGGGACATTGCCATGGTCTTCCAGAACTACGCCCTCTACCCCCACATGAACGTCTACGAGAACATGGCCTTTGGCCTGAGGCTGCGCCGGGTGCCCAAGGACGAGATCGACCGGCGGGTAAAAGAAGCGGCCCGCATCATCAAGATTGACCACCTCTTGCATCGCAAGCCCCGCGAACTCTCCGGCGGTCAGCGCCAGCGGGTGGCCATGGGCCGGGCCATCGTGCGCGAACCCAAGGTGTTTTTGTTCGACGAGCCCCTTTCCAACCTCGATGCCAAGCTGCGGGTGGAGATGCGGGCCGAAATTTCCAAGCTCCAGCGCCGCCTGGGGGTCACCACCGTTTATGTGACCCACGACCAAGTCGAGGCCATGACCTTGGGTCAGCGCATTGTGGTGATGAAGGACGGCGAGGTTTTGCAGGTAGATAGCCCCTTGAACCTCTACGACTTCCCCGAGACCAAGTTTGTGGCGGGCTTTATCGGCTCGCCTTCCATGAACTTCATTCGCTCGAGGGTACAGGTCGAGGGCGGCAGCGCCTACTTTGTGGGCGATGGCTTCAAGGTCAAGGCCAACGGAACCCTGGGCGCCAGCCTGATGCCCTACAACGGCAAAGAGGTCTGGATGGGCATTCGCCCCGAACACATCGGCCTCAAGGGCTGGACTAGTATTCCCGAAGGCGACAATGTGGTCAAAGGCAGGGTGGAGATCGTCGAACCGCTGGGGGCCGACACCGAAGTGCATGTGGAGGTAGGCGGGAACATGCTGACCGCCAAGGTAGACGGCCATGCCATGGTGCTGCCCAGTGACACCGTTGAGCTGCTGGTGGATACCGGCAAACTGCATGCCTTTGAAGTGGATGGCCATGAAAAGGCCATCGGTCACGCCATGGCCCAGGACACCCGTTCGGCGGCTCGCGTATAG
- a CDS encoding divergent PAP2 family protein, translated as MGDLLSNQVLWTAILASVLAQVLKLFIYYLVEGRWEWERLAETGGMPSSHSATVAALATGVGITEGLGSAFFAIAVVLAIIVMYDATGIRRAAGLHAERLNDLFEEFRAVFEHGPRPEPLKELLGHTYLEVAVGATLGILFGLLSFALL; from the coding sequence ATGGGTGATTTGCTCTCCAACCAGGTGCTCTGGACAGCCATTCTGGCCAGCGTATTGGCCCAGGTTTTGAAACTTTTTATCTATTACCTGGTTGAAGGTCGCTGGGAGTGGGAACGCCTGGCCGAGACCGGCGGTATGCCTTCCTCCCACTCGGCCACGGTAGCGGCGTTGGCAACCGGGGTGGGCATCACCGAGGGGCTGGGGAGCGCCTTTTTTGCCATTGCAGTGGTGCTGGCCATCATCGTGATGTACGACGCCACCGGCATTCGCCGGGCGGCAGGCCTGCACGCCGAGCGCCTGAATGATTTGTTCGAGGAGTTCCGGGCCGTCTTCGAGCACGGCCCCCGACCCGAGCCCTTGAAAGAGCTGCTGGGCCATACCTACCTCGAGGTGGCCGTGGGGGCTACATTGGGCATCCTCTTTGGGCTGCTCAGTTTTGCACTGTTGTAG
- the uvrC gene encoding excinuclease ABC subunit UvrC has translation MRPEDLPPLPETPGVYLWKAGESVIYVGKAKNLKARVSSYFHSEGKSLRVSQEATGLEFIVVRDEVEALLLEANLIKHHRPHYNVLMKDDKHYPFLKLTHEEWPMLMVVRRVQNDGARYWGPFPDASAVRRIKRLVDRFFPLRQNSGFPFKKRRYPCLNHAMGRCLAPCVGKANPEQYRVVVQQVENLLDGKVEALYESLERQMREAAQNQDFERAAEIRDQLGAVRSFFGTTQQAYDPELGDLDFLGFARAGDYALLQHYQMRGGQMLGRISRFVEGVKEASDAELLEAFLRDYYLEATPLPPLVLLPFELEAQEAFSAFLSSKGRKVEVRIPQRGDKTRLIELAQHNAQTALETELKVLERKGDHPGLKGLMEVLGLSRRPYRIEGYDISNLLGESVVGSITVFEGGRPKKSEYRRIKIRGLQGQPDDFFSMEQTLVRRFTGSLAANMPMPDLILIDGGLGQVRAAKKGLEKAGLEIPLVGLAKREETLVLPDGRTIALPLTHPALQLLIYQRDETHRNGLEFHRKLRNQKTLKSIFDDIPGIGPARKLALLNHFSTLEELKAMSVDDLARLPGLDKRSAQAVLKALGTLASEGSRG, from the coding sequence ATGCGGCCGGAAGACCTCCCCCCCCTGCCTGAGACGCCTGGGGTCTACCTCTGGAAGGCCGGCGAGAGCGTAATTTATGTGGGCAAGGCCAAAAACCTCAAGGCCCGGGTAAGCAGCTATTTTCATAGCGAGGGCAAAAGCCTGCGGGTCTCCCAGGAAGCCACCGGCCTCGAGTTTATTGTGGTGCGCGACGAGGTGGAAGCGCTTTTGCTCGAGGCCAATCTGATCAAGCACCACCGCCCGCACTACAACGTCCTGATGAAGGACGACAAGCACTACCCCTTCCTGAAGCTGACCCACGAGGAGTGGCCCATGCTGATGGTGGTGCGGCGGGTGCAAAACGACGGGGCCCGCTACTGGGGGCCTTTCCCCGACGCTTCGGCGGTGCGGCGTATCAAGCGCCTGGTGGATCGCTTCTTCCCCCTACGCCAGAACTCCGGTTTCCCCTTCAAGAAAAGGCGCTACCCCTGCCTCAACCATGCCATGGGCCGCTGCTTAGCCCCTTGCGTGGGCAAGGCCAATCCCGAACAGTACCGGGTAGTGGTGCAGCAGGTCGAAAACCTACTGGACGGCAAAGTAGAGGCCCTCTACGAAAGCCTAGAAAGGCAGATGCGGGAGGCTGCCCAAAACCAGGATTTCGAGCGAGCGGCGGAAATCCGCGACCAGTTGGGCGCGGTGCGGAGTTTCTTTGGCACCACCCAGCAAGCCTACGACCCCGAGCTAGGCGACCTGGATTTCCTGGGCTTTGCCCGGGCGGGCGACTACGCCCTGCTCCAGCACTACCAGATGCGCGGGGGGCAGATGCTCGGGCGTATCAGCCGCTTTGTGGAAGGGGTCAAGGAAGCCAGCGACGCCGAGCTGTTGGAGGCTTTTTTACGCGACTACTACCTGGAAGCCACCCCCCTCCCCCCCCTGGTGCTGCTGCCCTTTGAGTTAGAAGCCCAGGAGGCTTTCTCGGCCTTCTTGAGCTCCAAAGGGCGCAAGGTGGAGGTGCGCATTCCCCAGCGCGGCGACAAGACCCGCCTGATCGAGCTGGCCCAACACAACGCCCAGACTGCGCTGGAAACCGAACTCAAGGTGCTCGAGCGCAAAGGCGACCACCCCGGCCTCAAGGGACTGATGGAGGTTCTGGGGCTTTCGCGCCGCCCCTACCGCATCGAGGGTTACGACATCTCGAACCTGCTGGGTGAGAGCGTGGTGGGCTCCATCACCGTATTCGAGGGAGGCCGTCCCAAAAAATCTGAGTACCGCCGCATCAAAATCAGGGGCCTGCAGGGCCAGCCCGACGACTTTTTCTCCATGGAACAGACCCTCGTGCGGCGGTTTACCGGCAGCCTGGCCGCGAATATGCCCATGCCCGACCTGATTCTGATTGACGGCGGCCTGGGTCAGGTACGGGCTGCCAAGAAAGGCCTGGAAAAAGCCGGTCTGGAGATTCCGCTGGTGGGGCTGGCCAAGCGCGAGGAAACCCTGGTGCTGCCCGACGGTAGAACCATTGCCCTCCCCCTGACCCATCCGGCGCTCCAACTTCTGATCTACCAGCGCGACGAGACACACCGCAACGGGCTCGAGTTCCACCGCAAACTCCGCAACCAGAAAACCCTCAAGAGCATCTTCGACGATATCCCCGGTATTGGCCCGGCCCGCAAGCTGGCCCTCTTGAACCACTTTTCGACCCTGGAAGAGCTAAAGGCCATGAGCGTAGACGACCTAGCCAGGCTTCCGGGCCTCGACAAACGCAGCGCCCAGGCGGTGCTGAAAGCCCTGGGCACCCTTGCCTCCGAGGGGTCACGGGGCTAA
- the folD gene encoding bifunctional methylenetetrahydrofolate dehydrogenase/methenyltetrahydrofolate cyclohydrolase FolD: MLELSGPPVAEAVYQELQVQLSKLSYVPHLRVVRLGEDPASVAYVRLKDRQAKKLGLSSQVDVFPESTSQDELLAHIARLNADPQVDGILVQSPVPRQVDFNAVLETLDPQKDVDGLTPTNTGRLWMGLEALESCTPAGVMRILKHYQIPLAGKEVVIVGRSNLVGKPLAALMLRENATVTLAHSRTQDLPAVCRRADVLVAAVGRPGLITSDMVRPGAVVVDVGINRVGQNEKGRDILVGDVAPEVAEVASALTPVPGGVGPMTVAMLLRNTVVAAMRRRGNGEAAPATPTSH; encoded by the coding sequence ATGCTTGAACTATCCGGCCCTCCCGTTGCCGAGGCGGTCTATCAGGAATTGCAAGTTCAGTTGTCAAAGTTGTCCTACGTGCCCCACCTGCGGGTGGTGCGGCTGGGGGAAGACCCGGCCTCGGTTGCGTACGTGCGCCTCAAAGACCGGCAAGCCAAAAAACTGGGTTTATCCAGCCAGGTAGACGTGTTTCCTGAAAGCACCTCTCAGGACGAACTGCTGGCCCATATCGCCCGGCTCAACGCCGACCCCCAGGTAGACGGCATTCTGGTACAGTCGCCGGTGCCCCGGCAAGTGGACTTCAATGCGGTGCTGGAAACCCTGGATCCCCAGAAGGACGTAGATGGCCTGACTCCTACCAACACCGGGCGTTTGTGGATGGGACTGGAGGCGCTGGAGTCCTGCACCCCTGCCGGGGTCATGCGGATACTGAAACACTACCAGATTCCCCTAGCGGGCAAGGAAGTGGTGATTGTGGGCCGCAGCAACCTGGTGGGCAAGCCACTGGCGGCCCTAATGCTGCGCGAAAACGCCACCGTGACCCTGGCCCACTCCCGTACCCAAGACTTACCCGCCGTCTGCCGCCGGGCGGATGTACTGGTGGCTGCGGTGGGTAGACCGGGGCTGATCACGTCTGATATGGTGCGCCCCGGGGCGGTGGTGGTGGATGTGGGCATCAACCGGGTGGGCCAGAACGAAAAAGGCCGCGACATCCTGGTGGGGGATGTGGCGCCTGAGGTTGCAGAAGTGGCCTCGGCCCTGACGCCGGTGCCGGGGGGTGTGGGCCCCATGACGGTGGCCATGCTATTGCGCAACACCGTCGTGGCTGCGATGCGCAGGCGGGGGAATGGGGAGGCTGCCCCCGCAACCCCTACTAGCCATTAG
- a CDS encoding carbohydrate kinase: MIVLTGEILIDLIGRNGEARSSLAYTGVLGGSALNTASILARVGAPTRFVGEVGQDFLGDWAIARIAERKIETRFIQQLPGVPTPLSVAEVDVEGNARFSFYRAFGPTQFCPDSAAMARAKWFHFGSLSAFHPRNVAGIENLLEIALEHDVPVSFDPNLHAPPDETYWQQLKRYMPYVSVLKASLDDARLLFPKAPADPQVLLELLVELGAPITVLTLGAAGSVVAFRTRMVRVPAVRVAVVDTIGAGDAFTAGLIYGLVKQEIGSRMELLAWDGTQLPVILSSSNHLAAITCAVEGASPPEQPLHAWWERFG, from the coding sequence ATGATCGTCTTGACCGGGGAAATCTTGATTGACCTGATTGGCCGCAACGGGGAAGCCCGTTCTTCGCTGGCCTATACCGGGGTTCTGGGAGGCTCGGCGCTGAATACCGCCTCGATTCTGGCTCGAGTGGGTGCGCCTACGCGCTTTGTGGGTGAGGTCGGGCAGGATTTTCTGGGCGACTGGGCCATCGCCCGTATTGCCGAGCGAAAAATTGAAACCCGCTTTATCCAGCAGCTTCCGGGCGTCCCCACCCCCCTGAGCGTGGCCGAAGTGGATGTCGAGGGCAACGCCCGGTTCAGCTTCTATCGGGCTTTTGGCCCTACCCAGTTTTGCCCCGATAGTGCAGCCATGGCCCGCGCCAAGTGGTTTCACTTTGGCTCGCTTTCGGCTTTCCATCCCCGCAACGTAGCAGGAATTGAAAATCTGCTGGAAATCGCCCTCGAGCACGATGTGCCGGTCAGTTTTGACCCCAACTTGCACGCACCGCCTGACGAGACCTACTGGCAACAACTCAAGCGCTACATGCCCTATGTTTCGGTGCTCAAGGCCAGCCTCGACGATGCCCGCCTTCTATTCCCCAAGGCTCCGGCCGACCCTCAGGTCTTGCTCGAGCTGCTGGTCGAGCTAGGAGCCCCCATTACGGTGCTCACCCTGGGCGCTGCCGGCTCCGTCGTAGCCTTCCGTACCCGAATGGTGCGGGTGCCGGCGGTCAGGGTCGCGGTGGTGGATACCATCGGTGCGGGCGATGCCTTCACTGCAGGCTTAATTTATGGTCTGGTGAAGCAGGAAATAGGCTCGAGGATGGAGCTTTTAGCCTGGGATGGCACCCAGCTTCCGGTCATCCTGTCGTCTTCCAATCACCTGGCCGCCATTACCTGTGCGGTGGAGGGGGCGAGTCCGCCCGAACAACCCTTGCACGCCTGGTGGGAGCGTTTTGGATAA
- a CDS encoding CAP domain-containing protein, whose product MKRVWWMLVVLGFSVATAQSTAQLESQVLSLINEARARGVACRGGGGGVRLPPLRYDVTLAQAAKGHALNMGRYGFMSHFFQGVGPRVRVARAGYSYLRMSEIIFKGRNSDPARAVRWWLRSPPHCRAIMNPYYTEFGAGLSRAGNAWAVVLAQPR is encoded by the coding sequence ATGAAGCGGGTTTGGTGGATGCTGGTGGTTTTGGGCTTTTCTGTTGCAACGGCCCAGTCTACCGCTCAACTGGAATCGCAGGTTCTTTCCCTCATCAACGAGGCCCGGGCCAGAGGCGTGGCTTGTCGTGGGGGAGGGGGTGGGGTTCGCCTGCCCCCCTTACGCTACGATGTTACCCTGGCCCAGGCCGCCAAGGGCCATGCCCTCAATATGGGGCGCTACGGCTTCATGTCGCACTTTTTCCAAGGTGTGGGGCCCCGGGTGCGGGTAGCCCGGGCGGGCTATAGCTACTTGCGCATGTCGGAGATCATCTTCAAGGGCCGAAACAGCGACCCCGCCAGGGCAGTGCGCTGGTGGCTGCGTTCGCCTCCTCATTGCCGGGCCATCATGAACCCCTACTACACCGAGTTTGGAGCGGGGCTCTCGAGGGCGGGAAACGCCTGGGCGGTGGTGCTGGCCCAGCCGCGCTAG
- a CDS encoding Uma2 family endonuclease produces the protein MPRQNPVGQATFEEFLELEAKSQTRHEFVDGFVFAMAGGTDYHNRLVTRFLLTIFNAGEEAGCETFAENMLLKVDSAAYYPDVFVTCEEPLEGVSFKKTACLVVEVLSDSTEAIDRGEKLLAYQKLPGLQAYVLVSGLSKRLEIFRRMEDGGWRYEAVEEGALWLPCVNVAVSLDGLYQGIPVGGAGA, from the coding sequence ATGCCCAGGCAGAACCCTGTTGGCCAGGCAACCTTTGAAGAGTTTCTTGAACTGGAGGCCAAATCCCAGACCCGGCATGAGTTTGTGGATGGGTTCGTGTTCGCCATGGCGGGCGGAACCGACTACCACAACCGCCTGGTTACCCGCTTCTTGCTCACGATTTTCAATGCTGGCGAAGAGGCAGGTTGCGAGACTTTTGCCGAAAACATGTTGCTCAAAGTGGATTCTGCGGCCTACTACCCGGATGTGTTTGTGACCTGTGAAGAGCCCCTCGAGGGGGTGAGCTTCAAGAAAACCGCATGCTTGGTGGTGGAGGTACTTTCTGACTCCACAGAAGCCATTGACCGGGGCGAAAAACTGCTCGCCTATCAGAAGCTGCCGGGTTTGCAGGCCTATGTGCTGGTTTCTGGGCTTAGTAAAAGGCTGGAAATCTTTCGGCGGATGGAAGACGGTGGCTGGCGCTACGAGGCGGTAGAGGAGGGGGCCTTGTGGCTGCCCTGCGTCAACGTAGCCGTGAGCCTGGACGGGCTCTACCAGGGAATACCCGTGGGGGGAGCCGGCGCTTGA